In Plutella xylostella chromosome 3, ilPluXylo3.1, whole genome shotgun sequence, the following proteins share a genomic window:
- the LOC105390793 gene encoding pancreatic lipase-related protein 2 isoform X1 has protein sequence MALAEACTLMRFFVGVTEVCFMSAPVGDCSYCCPRNDALDIIYKLFTRSNPTEFQVIVPGNLRKLETTNFNQSAPTVIYLMGFSEATTGPSTTTIRDAYLSTGEYNFISVDWSRLIAGPWYVSAVQNTRYMGVRLAKFIQFLSRAGVPPGSVHVVGFSLGAEAAGFTGKALREQGVRLGRITGLDPAYPGYKLANSDGHLSKGDAQFVDVLHSNPGIFGFPEALGDVDFYPNPGSYIQRGCWLDQLVKNREVGYIYGCSHNRAWRLYAETIRNPRGFPATLCRDWTSATRSCQFHTDGYMGFGAKPPMQGKMYLLTNEKPPYARNGP, from the exons ATGGCGTTGGCTGAAGCTTGCACTCTTATGAGATTCTTTGTGG GTGTCACCGAGGTGTGTTTCATGTCTGCCCCAGTAGGGGACTGCAGCTACTGTTGTCCAAGAAACGACGCATTGGATATCATTTACAAACTGTTTACAAG GTCCAACCCAACAGAATTCCAAGTGATAGTTCCCGGTAACCTGCGGAAGCTGGAGACGACCAACTTCAACCAGTCGGCGCCCACCGTCATCTACCTGATGGGCTTCTCGGAGGCCACCACCGGGCCCAGCACCACCACTATAAGGGATG cGTATTTGTCCACTGGGGAGTACAACTTCATATCAGTGGATTGGTCCCGCCTTATAGCTGGTCCATG GTACGTGTCAGCAGTGCAGAACACGCGCTACATGGGGGTCCGGCTGGCCAAGTTCATCCAGTTCCTGTCTCGCGCGGGGGTGCCCCCGGGTTCCGTGCATGTGGTGGGGTTCTCTCTGGGCGCTGAGGCCGCCGGGTTCACGGGCAAGGCCTTGAGGGAACAAGGGGTGCGGTTGGGCAGGATCACTG GGTTGGACCCAGCCTACCCCGGCTACAAGTTGGCCAACAGCGACGGCCACCTATCCAAGGGTGACGCCCAGTTTGTGGACGTACTGCACTCCAACCCAGGTATCTTCGGCTTCCCGGAGGCGCTCGGAGACGTCGACTTCTACCCCAACCCCGGCTCCTACATCCAGCGCGGCTGCTGGCTCGACCAGCTCGTCAAGAATCGGGAGGTCGGGTacattt ACGGCTGCAGTCACAACCGCGCGTGGCGGCTCTACGCAGAGACCATCCGCAATCCGCGGGGCTTCCCCGCCACGCTCTGCCGCGATTGGACGTCCGCTACTCGCTCCTGCCAGTTCCACACTGACGGCTACATGGGCTTCGGAGCGAAACCTCC
- the LOC105390793 gene encoding pancreatic lipase-related protein 2 isoform X2 translates to MALAEACTLMRFFVGVTEVCFMSAPVGDCSYCCPRNDALDIIYKLFTRSNPTEFQVIVPGNLRKLETTNFNQSAPTVIYLMGFSEATTGPSTTTIRDAYLSTGEYNFISVDWSRLIAGPWYVSAVQNTRYMGVRLAKFIQFLSRAGVPPGSVHVVGFSLGAEAAGFTGKALREQGVRLGRITGLDPAYPGYKLANSDGHLSKGDAQFVDVLHSNPGIFGFPEALGDVDFYPNPGSYIQRGCWLDQLVKNREVGYIFGCSHNRAWRLYAETVRNPRGFPATLCRDWTSATHSCDFHTDGYMGFGARPPMQGKMYLLTNEKPPYARNGP, encoded by the exons ATGGCGTTGGCTGAAGCTTGCACTCTTATGAGATTCTTTGTGG GTGTCACCGAGGTGTGTTTCATGTCTGCCCCAGTAGGGGACTGCAGCTACTGTTGTCCAAGAAACGACGCATTGGATATCATTTACAAACTGTTTACAAG GTCCAACCCAACAGAATTCCAAGTGATAGTTCCCGGTAACCTGCGGAAGCTGGAGACGACCAACTTCAACCAGTCGGCGCCCACCGTCATCTACCTGATGGGCTTCTCGGAGGCCACCACCGGGCCCAGCACCACCACTATAAGGGATG cGTATTTGTCCACTGGGGAGTACAACTTCATATCAGTGGATTGGTCCCGCCTTATAGCTGGTCCATG GTACGTGTCAGCAGTGCAGAACACGCGCTACATGGGGGTCCGGCTGGCCAAGTTCATCCAGTTCCTGTCTCGCGCGGGGGTGCCCCCGGGTTCCGTGCATGTGGTGGGGTTCTCTCTGGGCGCTGAGGCCGCCGGGTTCACGGGCAAGGCCTTGAGGGAACAAGGGGTGCGGTTGGGCAGGATCACTG GGTTGGACCCAGCCTACCCCGGCTACAAGTTGGCCAACAGCGACGGCCACCTATCCAAGGGTGACGCCCAGTTTGTGGACGTACTGCACTCCAACCCAGGTATCTTCGGCTTCCCGGAGGCGCTCGGAGACGTCGACTTCTACCCCAACCCCGGCTCCTACATCCAGCGCGGCTGCTGGCTCGACCAGCTCGTCAAGAATCGGGAGGTCGGGTacattt TCGGCTGCAGTCACAACCGCGCGTGGCGGCTCTACGCTGAGACCGTCCGCAACCCGCGCGGCTTCCCCGCCACGCTCTGCCGCGATTGGACGTCCGCTACTCACTCGTGTGACTTCCACACTGACGGCTACATGGGCTTTGGAGCGAGGCCTCC